The DNA segment cctcctcatcaacatgcAGGGTCCAACATCCTACTTCTAAGCGATGTCATgaatcctcccctcccctcctttctcgcccccctctctccagcACAAAGTGGAGCGTCGATGGTTATCCGCTCCGTTCCCACGCCTGCATCGAGGGAACCATGGAATTCTCTGCATTCGAATCCTTTCTCTCTATTGCAGCAATTCTGCATGTCGACTGCCAAACATTCTCCGCAGTTTACCTTACCAATCCTGCCCCCCGCCGTAAAGAGCCCCTCCATCGTCATAGAAACCGGGGGGCTGCCGGCTTGGCTTTCCCAACTACCGaggcttgttttctttgagGGTGACAATCGACAATGCCtaggttggttggtgatgtaAGCTTCCGAATGATCCTAAATTGCAAATTATGTAAGTGACCGCCGCGGCGGTACCGTTCGGAACACCGTTCATGCAGCTGGCGGCTCTTTTTGTTCAGAGAGTTGTGGGTTATGAGAGTGGTTGAGGGGATGCGAATCCCGAATTCCGTGTTACACCGCTGCCTTacaaaccaccaacagcGTCAATTACAACCTAACCAATTATGCCGTCGGCCATCAAATCGGTCCGTACCATATTTGGGAGAAGCCTTCCGAGAGTTTAAAGCATATAGGTAGATTAGGGGTGAGCTGAATGCCGTCATgaccatccatcatccatgaGCCCCGAGTCGTCCACAACGCCACCCCCTGGACCTTTTGTTTACGTTGCTTCTCATGTTGTACAAAATACTTCTTCTCTAttcccaaaaaagaaaaaaaaagacccaTTCTTTGAACCCATCCGCTTTCCCAAATGCagaaaaaaatgaaaaagatGTGTTTCCGCCTATGTACACTTAAATGTGCTTTTCCCGTTGCGCGTGGTTGATGTTAGTAGTACAATAGAAATGCCCAGCCCGAGTTCCACCCCGGAGCCAAGCTTTTTAGACTTGGAGATCTAGATCTTGAAGCTGTGTTCTACACATCTATTTCTTCCGCTTCAGAGTCTTGACAGCCATCTCGATGAGGCCATCCTTGGCCTCGCTGTCTGGGAACGGTGCGATGGCATCAATGGCCTTCTGTGCGTAGTCCTCGGCCAGCGCCCGTGTCTGCTCGATACCATCACTCTGCGCAACCAGGTCGCGTGCCTAGATAATAGTCAGCCGGTCGATTCCTCTCAcggaagacgatgaggaaaTAAAACCCACCCTCacaacatcaccctccttctcaaacttcCTCCCAACCAGCGCGCCGAGCTCTGGCATCGTCTTCCACGCAAACAGCAGAGGCGCCGTCGCAAGTCCCAGCTCCAAATCCGCCCCCGCTGGCTTGCCGAGTTCTTGCTCGCTCCTGGTGTAGTCGAGCATATCATCCACCAGCTGGAACGCCAAACCCAGGTTCTTCCCATAGGCATACGCCGCATCCACCGTCGCCGCATCACTTCCACCAAGCAGCGCCGCCGCGCGACAGCTCTTGCTGATCAGCGACGCAGTCTTGAGGTACGTCTTCTGGAGGTAATACGTCAGAGTCTCCTCCGACCATTGCGGGTTGCGCTCGTCGCGCGCAGTGTTCTTCAGCTGCATGAACTCGCCCTCCACCAAGTTGGCAATGACCGTAGCCAACAGCTCGATAACCTCGGCATGACGCAACCTCGCAAGAGCCACAGACGCTCTCCCGAGAAGGAAATCACCTGCCAGGACAGCCATCTTGTTGCCAAACTCGAGGTTGGCAGATGGTGAGCCTCTTCGGGATTCAGAGTGATCAATCACATCGTCGTGAAGCAGCGAAGCAGTGTGAATCAGCTCGGTGATCTCGGCGAGTCTCCTTTGCGAAGGGAGAATGTCGGGGTGGTCGTTCGTCTCGGCTTCGGGGGCAACGGCTGTCGCGGAAGGGTTGAAGTCGGAGAGGACGGAAAGCGGGGAGATGGAGCTGTCGATGCCCATCGAGGCCTGGAGAGTGGCCTGCTGCCTCTGGGGGGCTTTGgggcagagggaggtggcgcGCGACATGAGCAGGACTATTAGTGGCCGGACATGCTTGCCTTCGGCTTGTGTGTAGTACTTTGCTGCTCTGTCCAGGGAGGGGTGGCCGGACCCGAGGAGTTTCCTGATGTTGCCTGTGAGAAACTTCATCTCCTTGGCGACGATCCGTAGGGGGTCGACGGAGGGCATGTCCCCTCTGGTGGCGCGGGTGATCGCATTGTTGACGATGTTGCCGGCGACGGAGACGGCGGCAGCCCAGGCGGAGGAGTCTCGTCTTCCGGTGTGGAAAGGAGCTCTGGACTGAGCTATCCTACTATCGAGGGGAGCTCTGGATCTGAGGCAGGTGGTAcatgttgtcgtcgtcgccctcgAAAATGTTGACATGCGAAGCCGGCTGACCCCGCGCACCATTGTAGGCCCCTGCATTTCTCTCTGGAGGTGGGATGTTTCCCGCACACACTCGTTCCCGGTCGAATCCTCCTCTGTGATATCCAATTGACCTCTGTAGGTTTACTGTGTGGTCATCTGCCGTATCCGGGAGGAATTCGACGCCGAGGTATCCTCCGAAAGCCGTGATCTCCGGCCCTGTCGTACGAAAGATCTCTACGCACACAAGTTGCTTTAGGCCGGTGATGTGGGTCCCGAAAACTTCCTTTCCGATAATTTTTTGGCATCCGGTTCTGAAGAAGGTGGCGTTCTCGGCttgtggttgtggctggTGGCCTCTGAGGACCCACCGGGTGCCTGCATCCTTGCAAGCTTTGTGAGGCTTGGCGATCCGTCATTCTGGGCCGCATCAGCTTGAGCTCCAACAAGCTCTCGGCGGCGTCGCAAACAAAACATTGTCTTCTTACAtatcatcaacacccaaccaTGGTGCTCCTCACAATGACCCCCTCCATTGTGGAGGCTCTGCAAATCTGGGACAATCTAGGCTACCCATCAAAAGACAAGCTCCAGGCAGGCAAAGACGACCCCGCGCTCGACGATGCCGCTGTCGGCAAGCCCATTCTACACTCACAGATCATCGAGCTCTGGTTAATACTCAGGGATGCCGGGCATGAGGAACATACTTTGGAAAACATGCTGAAAGGCGCCTGGGTCTAcgtcccaccaccaccaccaaaaccagaACCAGTATGTACCCCGTCTTGTACCAGACGCCGGTTGGTGCTGACGAAGTAATAGTCAAACGAATACAAAGCCTTGATGGCCCGTCTCCGGCGCGAAGAAGAACAACGAGCATACGAGCGAATGACCAACCCACTTCCCCCAACCGAGACCTTTGCTCAACGATTTCCTGCTGCGAATATGGCGAGGAgctttgctgctgtcaaTCGAGTAACGGTCGATAAAGACCTCGGCGATGACGATGTTACATATAACGACGTGCACAGACAGCTGATGCTGATACTGAACTTTATGGTCAGTATCCTGGGTGTGGCAGGCACTCTGTGGGTGTTGGCCAGATGGTGGAGCACACCAGCGCGACTGTTTCTGACTCTGGGGGGAAGTCTGTTGGTGGGTATTGCTGAAATTGCTGTATACTCGGGATACATATGGCATTTGGGTGAGGCGAAGAAGCAGGATAAGAAGTTTAAGGAGGTGAAGCAGATTGTACAGACGTGGGCTGTTGGAGTggatgaaaaggaggaggccacTCTTATTGGGGACAAGAGCTCGTCAGATGAGAATACGGATCTCCGGAGGCGCAAGAAGGATGCTCAAATATGAATGGTTTGTAGCCCCTTGTGTTTACCAAACCCCTTTCGAATTATGAGCTTTTGACCTTGAATTCCATGTTGGGCGCAATGGCAATTGTTACTTTTGAATGGGGGAAACATTTACAGTGGGTAGGGGTGCTAATTGAGTGGGGCTGCCCGCGTCATAGCGCGCTGCGGGGCCCAACGCGCTGAGCAGACGCGTTCTGCGCAACGCGATCTTCGATCTTGACCCATGTCGCTACCGAGTACAACTTTTCTGCAAGTTGGGATCTTGGTGCATCTTCTTGGCAGCATTTTTATCTGATTATATCGCCGCATCTCTATCGTCCGAATAAAGCTCGCGCGCCGTTACAGCTCGTTTTAGACTCAGTGGGCGCAACAATGTCACTTGATCCATCACCAGAAGCCGTCTTCGATTCTTCGATATCGACCGCGACGACTGGCCTACCACGCCAGCGCAAGAGACCTCTGCGAACCTACGGTCGTCAGTCCACCTCTGCGAGAGACAACGACCAGAAAGAACGCCCTTTCAAGAGGCAAAAGGTCGcgccgccggtggtggaCCGAGAGAATCAAGAAAACAGGGTGCCGAAGTCGACGGAAGAACCACCAGTACCATCACTGCCGGAACCCTCAAAACAGGCGCCGACGATACCGGAAAAGAAGGGCGGGTCGATATTATCGTACTTCAAACCGCTCTCCCTCCCTGCCCAGTCTACCTGCGACGCACCAACCATAACTCCAGCCACCCCGACGACCCTCTCCGACGCACCAGACCTCGACAAAGActccacagcaacaacacccccctcctccccaccatcaggCGCGCTGTTCAAAAGGtcaagggagaggaggagattgcaAAGCAAAG comes from the Podospora pseudocomata strain CBS 415.72m chromosome 5, whole genome shotgun sequence genome and includes:
- the COQ1 gene encoding coq1 putative hexaprenyl diphosphate synthase (BUSCO:EOG092634B5; EggNog:ENOG503NV2J; COG:H), which produces MQGPTMVRGVSRLRMSTFSRATTTTCTTCLRSRAPLDSRIAQSRAPFHTGRRDSSAWAAAVSVAGNIVNNAITRATRGDMPSVDPLRIVAKEMKFLTGNIRKLLGSGHPSLDRAAKYYTQAEGKHVRPLIVLLMSRATSLCPKAPQRQQATLQASMGIDSSISPLSVLSDFNPSATAVAPEAETNDHPDILPSQRRLAEITELIHTASLLHDDVIDHSESRRGSPSANLEFGNKMAVLAGDFLLGRASVALARLRHAEVIELLATVIANLVEGEFMQLKNTARDERNPQWSEETLTYYLQKTYLKTASLISKSCRAAALLGGSDAATVDAAYAYGKNLGLAFQLVDDMLDYTRSEQELGKPAGADLELGLATAPLLFAWKTMPELGALVGRKFEKEGDVVRARDLVAQSDGIEQTRALAEDYAQKAIDAIAPFPDSEAKDGLIEMAVKTLKRKK
- a CDS encoding hypothetical protein (EggNog:ENOG503P39Z; COG:S) → MVLLTMTPSIVEALQIWDNLGYPSKDKLQAGKDDPALDDAAVGKPILHSQIIELWLILRDAGHEEHTLENMLKGAWVYVPPPPPKPEPSNEYKALMARLRREEEQRAYERMTNPLPPTETFAQRFPAANMARSFAAVNRVTVDKDLGDDDVTYNDVHRQLMLILNFMVSILGVAGTLWVLARWWSTPARLFLTLGGSLLVGIAEIAVYSGYIWHLGEAKKQDKKFKEVKQIVQTWAVGVDEKEEATLIGDKSSSDENTDLRRRKKDAQI